The following are from one region of the Pelagibius sp. CAU 1746 genome:
- a CDS encoding COX15/CtaA family protein, producing the protein MSATTSGSFNSETDSSPRLAVGIWLLGCAAMVLAMAVIGAITRLTESGLSIMEWAPLTGALPPLSQAEWERVFALYRQIPEYQQVNAGMSLAEFKTIFWWEYIHRLWGRLIGVVFALPLAWFWWRGRIDRALGKQLLIALALGAAQGGLGWFMVASGFADRTDVSQYRLTAHLALALVIYGYLFWLALGVLWPRPERSHDPAVATLRRALLALIALVALTIASGGFVAGLNAGLSYNTFPLMDGELIPLGYGDLSPWIANLFENIAAVQFNHRLLAVTTVALALALWFWSLSRDIAPAAHGGFAALAILALIQLALGIITLLLVVPVALGALHQAGAILVLTATLWTFYHLRCRRGL; encoded by the coding sequence ATGTCCGCCACCACCTCAGGAAGCTTCAACAGCGAGACCGATTCCAGCCCCCGGCTGGCCGTCGGCATCTGGCTGCTGGGCTGCGCCGCCATGGTCCTGGCCATGGCCGTCATCGGCGCCATCACGCGCCTGACCGAATCCGGCCTCTCGATCATGGAATGGGCCCCGCTCACCGGCGCCCTGCCGCCGCTGAGCCAGGCCGAGTGGGAACGCGTCTTCGCGCTCTACAGGCAGATCCCCGAGTATCAACAGGTCAACGCCGGCATGAGCCTGGCGGAGTTCAAGACCATCTTCTGGTGGGAATACATCCACCGCCTCTGGGGCCGGCTCATCGGCGTGGTCTTCGCCCTGCCGCTGGCCTGGTTCTGGTGGCGCGGACGCATCGACCGGGCGCTGGGAAAACAGTTGCTGATCGCCCTGGCGCTGGGCGCGGCCCAGGGCGGGCTCGGCTGGTTCATGGTGGCCTCGGGCTTCGCCGACCGGACCGACGTCAGCCAGTACCGCCTGACCGCCCACCTGGCCCTGGCGCTGGTCATCTACGGCTACCTCTTCTGGCTGGCGCTGGGCGTGCTCTGGCCGCGGCCGGAGCGCAGCCACGACCCTGCCGTCGCAACACTGCGCCGCGCCCTGCTGGCGCTGATCGCCCTGGTCGCCCTCACCATCGCCTCCGGCGGCTTCGTCGCCGGGCTCAATGCCGGGCTCAGCTACAACACCTTCCCGCTGATGGACGGCGAGCTGATTCCCCTGGGGTACGGCGACCTCTCGCCCTGGATCGCGAACCTCTTCGAGAACATCGCCGCGGTGCAGTTCAATCATCGTCTGCTGGCCGTGACCACGGTGGCGCTGGCGCTGGCCCTGTGGTTCTGGTCGCTGAGCCGCGACATCGCACCGGCCGCCCATGGCGGTTTCGCCGCCCTGGCCATCCTGGCCCTCATCCAACTGGCCCTGGGCATCATCACCCTGCTGCTGGTGGTGCCGGTGGCGCTCGGCGCGCTGCATCAGGCCGGCGCCATCCTGGTGCTGACGGCGACGCTCTGGACCTTCTACCACCTGCGCTGCCGGCGGGGACTGTGA